The DNA segment TTTTTTAAGGGGAaaaagaattaattaatggggaaaaatatttgaaagaaGAACAAAATAACCGTTGGCCCAATCGCGGAGCCACGCGACCTTTGATCCAACGGCCACGATTTACTAGCCGTTGGTTTCAAATATGTATGTGCGGACATATATCCGCTGTTTACGTTCTCCCCAAATCTCCTCTTCTGATTCAAaggattaaaatttaaaaaagttCACAGACAGAATTTGAATCGAGTGACTTTTTTAATCTATCAATTACCGATTGATTTGATTAGATGGTGTTTTCTTCATAGTCTCTCGCTGAATCTTTGAGATTCCCGGTGGAGTTCTTCACTGGATTTGTGAATAATTTTCTGGGAATTTCTTGCTTTGTGGAGAGGTTCGAGAAATATTATTGATAAGACATAATGTTGATTTTATGATCTGGGTTCTTTTTAAATCTGTTCTTGAATCTCGGGTGATTGTTACTGATACAAATTTCCCATTTTTCAGATGAGattttaatgggtttttgaTTTCTTTGATGGGTTCATGATTGAATGTATAAATCTGCAGAGATTTTGTTTAAAAGTGAAATCAAGATGCGTGGAGCGAATGAGAATTTTCCGGGTATAATCAGGCCTTCAAACATTCAAGGTAAAAGGCAcagctcaaattcaaaaaacTAAACCCTTATAATTcttgtttattttctttttattctcTGGAGAAGGCGTTTGAGTCTTTGATCTTGTTTTCCATTAAACCCTAATCACATAGGGTTAAATGATCAAAATAACCTTTTTATGATGAATAGGAGTTGGGCCAAATAGGAGGGCGTTGAGTGCAATCAATAAGAATATCATAAGAGACCCTGCTTATCCGTGTGCTGTACACAAAAGAGGCGTTTTGACAGAGTATGGTTTTCACAAAACTTAGTTTTggttagtttatttatttatttcaacaaATGCTTGAATTCCATTGTTGATTCAATTTTCAACCTTTCTGTTGTTTAGGAAAAATGTTGCTGAAAATAAGAATCCGGTTATCCCGGTGCATCGTCCAGTCACTAGGTTTGTGATATGTCCTCTTGTACTTTTTTTTTCCCTTGTCAGAATGCGAGTCTTTCTTGGTTTTAAGTAAAAGAGATCTTGGATAGATGACTTAATTCTACAAAAATCCCATAGAAATTTATTCAATGCAAAGGCTTGATCATCAAAAAACTTTTATGCTAAGAAAATTAGCTTTCGCACATTGTTTCCTAATCCATATTCTTGGTTCTTATTCAGAATGTTTGCTGCTCAATTGGCTGGTAAAGATCATCATCCATCAGCTGAGGTAATATTCCGTATAATTAACATGAATTGAGTCCCATTAAGTTAGATTTTTAACCTGCCCCTGATGTTGGAACTGTGCTTTATTCAGATTCAACCAGGTGTGAGTATCGGTCAATCGAAGGACTACATTATTATTGATGCAGAGGACCATACGCCCATTGAAGATGATGTTGTGCCAATGTTTGTGCAGCACACAGAAGCGATGCTGGAAGAAATAGATGAGATGGTATCGATTTCTTTTTATTCTGGTACTTGCTGTCGGTAAACTAGTTCATTCTCATATTCTAAATTGACATAGGATGCGGAAGTTGAAATGGAAGATATTGATGAAGAGGAAACGATAGTTGACATAGACAGCTGTGATAAGAAGAATCCACTTGCCGTGACTGAGtatattgatgatatatatGCTCATTACAAGAAGACAGAGGTGAAATATCTCTCCATTTGTTTGATAATTAGTACTGTTTTTAAATATCAATCAAGTGAAACCGATAAGATTTTGTGTGGTACAATCCCATTATCTCTGTTGGATCCTTGGTGGAGCTATAGGAGTTTTGTATAGGGTAGCGAAACTGAGATAAAAAAATCTTAAGAGGTGggattaattataaatatgtataGGTCCGTAGCAAACTTTTGGAAATGAGAAGCAGCATCTCGGACATATGTGTGGTATGCGTCAGGTCATTGTTTCTTGCATAGGTGGTGGAGCTAGATGTTTTGCATAGGCGAGCGACaatgaaattcaaaaaaatccaAAGGAAGTTCATATATTTGCGCACACACATATGATATGACAGCTGTTCTTACTGCTGCCTCTAGCTCCGCCACTATGTAGGATCGGGTGGGACCTGTATGATGAAACCTGTAGAATTCAAGAATCAACATGGTATTCCATTGAGTGTAGCATCGAGAACACGAATATATCTTCTTGTTTATTGATTTTCTTGGTCTATTTTACTTGTGTACTCGACTAATGTATATCCCTTTCTTCGTTGTTTGTCCTTGTTCTTCCGATCCTGTGATTTTGATTACAGAGCTTAAGCTGTGTCCCACCAAGCTACATGGAAAACCAATCTGACATTAATGAAAGAATGAGAGGCATTCTTATTGACTGGTTGATTGAGGTGATAAACTGAATTCTTATACTCCAAGTTGTGTCCTAGTTCAAAATAAGTAGTACTAGGATTATTAACACTTTACTTTGTACAAATAGGTGCATTACAAGTTTGAACTGATGGAGGAGACGCTATATCTAACTGTCAATCTCATCGATAGATTTTTAGCATTACAGTCGGTTGTGAGAAAGAAACTGCAGCTTGTCGGAGTGACTGCCATGCTCCTTGCTTGCAAATACGAAGAAGTTTCCGTTCCTGTCGTGGAGGATCTTATACTGATATCTGACAGAGCTTACTGCAGAAAAGAAGTTCTCGATATGGTACAGTACTTACCTACTCAGAAACAGAACCAGGATTTCAGTTTAAGAGCGCGATGAATCTTTTCATTTGAAGTTGCTCTTATAATGGTTTCTATTTTAATTGGCTACAGGAGAAACTGATGATCAATACCTTACAATTTAATCTCTCTGTGCCAACACCGTATGTTTTCATGAGGCGCTTTTTAAAAGCCGCTCAATCTGACAAAACGGTTGGTTGAATCTAACTTAGTTTGGACTCAAATAATTTCATGTTCTCTTATTGATTTGACTAGTAACGTTACTTTTTTCAAACTTGGAACTAGTTGGAGTTATTATCCTTCTTCACAATCGAACTCTGCCTCGTTGAGAGTGCGATGCTTAAGTTCTCACCATCTTTATTAGCTGCTGCTGCTATCTACACTGCTCAATGTGCTCTCAACGGTTTTAGGCAGTGGAGCAAGACACTTGAAAAACATACAAGCTACATGGAACACCAGCTTCTGTAAGTATAAACCAAAACACATTTTCCATCTTTTCAAGCAAAAGTCTTATATTTAACACGTATTTGATTGGTGGATGTGTGATTTTGTAGGGAATGTGCAAAACTTATGGCGACTTTTCATAACAATGCGTGGAAGAGTAAACTTACTGGTGTGCACAAGAAATACAGCACTTCAAAATATGGCTACGCTGCCAAGACTAAACCTGCTGTTTCTCTTATAGATGCAGTCTGCCCTTTGTAAGATTTAGAATGCGGTAAATTTGCTTCGCTTGTGAGAAGGGCTGCAACATTTCAGCAACATAAGTTGCATCTCGTTTGGTTAAGAGAGAGTTCCGTTTGATGATATCTCTGAATTTGTATCCATATAAATTCTCTCCTTGTTTTCAAAGAATATCAATTCTCTTTTTGATGCACTTTAAACTTTCATTcctcaaaaatatattttaaattgtttCTGATTAGCCtaattatatttatctataaagTTAATTATATCGAAATACTAGGCGTTGAGGAGCTATGATTGTGACTCGATCTTGTGATCTTATTATTCAAGTTATAACAAAAATATCAGTAACAGCATACACTAAATTTAGCTTGCAAGTCTCATGAAAATCTAGAAGGAAGATGAAAAAAGCATTTATTAATGTCACTCCAAAATATCAAAGAAAGAAACTGTTAGATTTATTGAATATAAGAAACATATCGTAAACACTGATGTTTTAGAAAAGAAAGTCGTGCATATTATGTAAGGTTCACAACAAGCTATATTTACAAATCAACCCGCCCAAAAAAATAATCTAAGTATTCAATCAAAATATTATTCTTCATCTAAAATTGTTGCATCCAGTACGTCCTCTGGACTCTGCTCAACTTCATCCTTCGCAGAATTAACATTACCACGCAATGTCTCGTCTATATCTGCTGCCTCAGTAAAACTTGTTGAGGTCTCGTTTTCACTTGATCTCTCTTCGACTCTATAGTAAACCTTCATAAAGAAGTTAAATTTATCAATAACCATCGATAGGTAGTCTATGTTAGATACGAACCGATGGTCTCAGCTACTACTAAATAATTATCGACTCTAAATAACACAAAATTAATCTCTCTCACATGGAGGGCATTAGGCTATATAAAACAGACCACACGTGTGTGTGGTACATCCAATTCAACAATACCTGAACAAGTTGTCATTCATGTACATGTGTAGTACATCCAATGCAACAATACCAGAACAAGTTGGTCATTCATGTACAAGTTAATATAATGAGTTCGCCAAGATTTAACTTAAAGCTCTTTAGTGTAAAGTACGTACAAAAGGCAGTAAAATGAGGCATACATACCACACATGTACGAGGAGGAGAAAGCACTTTGAAGGAATTGGGACGGTTATTGAAATTTGTTTCAGGAACACCAGGTATGCCTTCAGGCATCGTGAAGTGGTCTACATCATGGCCTACCTGTCGTAATAAAATCTGCGATATCAAGACAATAGGAAGACTGGATAGCATGTAGATGAAGGCGTATAGTGTCCCATTAAATGTTCCCCTAGTTGATGAACTCTGTAATAGCAATTACAACCTGATAAACACCACCTACTCCAGGAAAAACCAGATTTTGCACCTTGAAAATAGCAGGAAGTGGGACTCTATTTTCTGGTACAATTTAGCTTCATGCGCTCGTGTTTTAAAATACTGAAAGCATGAGTTAGCATATAAACTATGGAAAATCTCCAAATAATTACATGTTTGCCATCTTCTTAAACATGCAGCATGACATACAACAGGAAAGGAAAGGGAGGGGGGTTTGCGTGTACAACCAGTTCCTTACCCTTCCAGGTCCACCGAATTCCCAAGCATCACTGTCTAAGGCTACTCTATATTTTCCTGGCAAGTCACAACCAACTTTGTACCTGCTCATCAATGGAATTGGAAGTTTCATGGAAAAAAGTAGAATCAACTAAAATTTGACGATCAGCATTCATTTTAAAATTCTATAAAAGATTACAACGACTAAGGAAGATCAACAGCTTCGTAAAAGGTTTACACATACCCCTCGTATGTATTTTCTGGGTGGAAGTTGAATACAAAGACTAGGTCTCCCCGTTCAAAAACAATGACCTGCAATAAATGAACAAGCAAAATCAATAGAATCCTATAAAGCTTTGTGAAGTAccaaacattttttgttaccttcTTATCCTCATTTACATCGCTAACGATCTGTTTTCCCGATGAAAGGAACATAAAATTTTCATCTAGCAAATTCATGGCTCTATTGAATGCATTCATAAACTGCATCACAAGAGTGAAAAATGTTAGGAATAGATAAACACATTTCAATTTAATGCATATTAAGAGTCCGACAAAAAGGATGGAAGTATGAGTCACAgtaaggatggaataaattttttgttttggtgCAGGGATCAGAATTTTCATTTATAATAGATAATGTCAACTATATCAAGCTCTGGGTTAGAGTAaacttaataaatataaaacatataatatgaCGTATAAGTAGTAAAAATTCGAATTGTGTATAATCGATAATAGTTATCAGATACAGACGTTCCAAGTGATCAACTATAGTAACCACAAATCCATGGCAAACATATTTAAAACATGGACCTTGAATCTAAGATGATCTGTATCGACGAGGTCCCATTGACGTCTGCACTTATCATAACTCCAACCATTGCCTTCTCTTGGAAAATCAATCCAGTCTGGGTGGCCAAACTACAAGTAATCAATTATTTGGTTTTGTTAGAAAATTGGAAAAGGTACCTGTAAAGCTGTCGAACTAAAACATATATTGGCTTTTCTACATGTCATTGAACTGCTTCTTTCAAAGTTAGCTTCAGCCTTCAAGACATTTAAACATTTTGATGTCAGCAAAGAAGTGATAGATGTGGCTTTTCTATATCTTAACGAGCTACTTCTTTAATAGTTAGCTTTAAGTCATTTTAACATTTCCATGTCGCTAAAGTCCATCAAATACTAAGAAAATCTGACAAAGATTCAACCTACTGCTAACAGCTATCTTATCTGCATGCCAAGCAGATTCAGGCTGCAGAAGCGGAAGATTTAGGGGAAGGGAGggtcaaattttttaattttacccTCCCCAGTTTATTGAAATGCACCCGGCGAAGGTCAAATTTTCTCTTAATGAAATGGCCCCTGCAGAAGCTGCAAACTGGGCAATTTTTTACGGGTAAAATTAATTGTCTAAAAGAAGTTTTCAACTTTAGTGCCAGCTTACCTCATTGCCCATGAAATTAAGGTAGCCCTCTCCTCCTAATGCCATTGTTATGAAATGAATCATCTGCAAATAAAAAACAGTAAACAATGTTAATCAACATCAGCCTTAAAGGTCCGGCCTGAACCGTCAGCTGCAATGAGTGAATTCAAATGGGAAAAAAGACCTTGTGAAGTGCAATGCCTCGCTCAATTACTGGAGAGGCCACTGTCAAACAGGACATACCGGAATACATTTCTTTGTCCATCAGGAAAAATGCAATTGTTTTATCTCCCACAATAGCCTAATCATGGcacaaaagcaaaaaaaaaaaatagaaacaaAAAGATAAATCACTGTATCTCTTGACACAGATGAAAAAAAATTGCAGACGATACAGTTCAGCAATCCCACTCTAATTTAAAAAGGCCAAAATTTGTGCACTCCACAGTTTATAGCAGACATATTAAACGAAAGGGAAGTTAAAAAATAACCAATATAATCAGTAAACATGTAAAAACAAGAGAACAAATCAACCTACCTGTGATGAGATGCATTAAATGGATATGAAAATATGCTCAACCTTATATCATTGTTCATAGACTGGATCACAAGTCCAAAGTCCACAGGGCCAACCCCATAAAAGTAAGATGTACAAACCTGATCATGACTCTCAGCATACGCTATACACTTCTCAGCATATCTTCTATTAGTTAAACTCCAACTTATTTCAGCCATTGACCATTCTTCATCCTTCTTATTCTTCAAGTACTCAATCCATTTATCAGGAATGGCCATTGCCAGGCGGTAATCAAAACCGATACCTACCTCAGAAACTGGCCGACCAAGACCAGGCATCCCAGAAACATCTTCAGCAATCACAGTTGCATTGGGTAAGACACTGTGTATTAGATCATTGGCCAACATCAAATATACAACAGCATCAACATCTGTGGTCTCACTAAAGTACTCGTTATAGTCCCCAGTGAATGCCGTGTTTATTCCATGATGATGATACAACATTGAGGTTACTCCATCAAACCGAAATCCATCAAACTTGAACTCATCAAGCCACCACCTCAAATTGGACAAAAGGAAACGAAGAACTTCCCAATTTGCGTAGTTGAATAGTCTACTGTCCCACAATTTATGATACCCTCGATCTCCAGCATGAAAGTAAGAATCTTGAGAGCTTTGACCAACATCGAAACCATTAAGGCCATCCGTGACATTGTTACTTGCATGGCTGTGAACAACATCCATCAGCACCTGTAGACCTAAGCTGTGTGCTTTATCAATCAAATACTTCAGGTCCTCTGGGGTCCCTGATCTACTACTCACAGCAAAAAAGTTGGTTACATGATATCCAAATGACGCATAATAGGAATGTTCCATTACAGCCATCAACTGCACTGTATTATAATTGTTTGCTCGAATGCGAGGTAAAACAAAATCTGCAAACTCCCGGTATGTATTTACACGTGGTTCTGAACTACTCATTCCAACATGTGCTTCATATATTCGTGATGCCTCGGGTTTAGGCGGACGAGAGTAATTAAACTCATATCTGCAAGGATATCCATGAAATTTATCAATGTTTGACTACGTTAAATGCCACCCTTCTTCTAAGTTGAATGTTTCCagcttaaattttatatttgttACGATCTGGTCATAAATTACTTTTCTTCCGGAAAAATATTAATGTGTGAAAGGACATACAAGagctcataaaaaaatattgattgtTGTACgcttccatttttttttaatctctatattaaaaaaaagttgGAACACCTTTCTGAAGGTGGTGGGTTCCAGTACACCCCATCATAAGGTGCAGCGAATTTTGTAGGGTCCTGAGTGGCATATTTTATCCACGCAGGGATGCGCTCAACCCAGACTCCATTCCCATGCTTAAATCTGAACTTGACTCTTGAATTATGTGGAATGGCTGGATTCCCACCAACATCAGGAATTCTGATAGTCCATACACCATATGGATTCTTTTCCATTTTGTGTCCAGAACCATTCCACCCATTAAAGTCACCGATAACTTCTGCTTCCCTGAGTTATATATTAGTTAATTGTGAGGCAAACAACGGATGTTAAGAATAAGTCGAACAAATCAAGAAATAGCATCCATGATGTAAAACTGAGAGAAATACAGTGATACAAATAAAACAGAAAGTTGTTCCATCTAAGAGCTGAAAAGACTAACTGTGCAGCAGGTGCCCATTCACGGTACACAATGGAACCTTCTTCCCAGTTGAATCCAAATTTTAAATAACCTGAATTCAAGTATTGAAAACAATGTCATACGCAGCTGAAGGATCTGGTATATGAGATTTTTTGGTTGCGTAGAGTTGAATTAGTTTGGATGAAAATATGATTGCGTGAAATCAATGGAGAGAAAACTCGTTAAGCAGTTTGAACTTTAACATTCAAATATTCCcacacaaataacaaaataGCTTACTTTAATTTCATATTTACCTAGTGAAAATTCATCGAGGCTTCCCTCGTGTTTTTCAATTAGCCTTTTCTGATCAACATATCTTTTCATTCTGTACTGAAAATGATCTTTATAAGGTTCCAAGCCTGTATCCAAATCAAAGAGGCCAAAGTTTTTAGCAGCATTCTCCATATTTGCTGTCTCATTACTGTCACTAGTCAAAACCGCCGAGACAGATGCACTGCATACCTGGTAGAAAGAATTCAAAATTACTTTGTCATTCATCTATAGACATATAGATCAACAACTACTGAGATGAAAATGGAAGAGCTTTCTCAAATCAAAATATTACACCAATGTTACCATCACAATCTAAGTGTATCATTTTTATTAAATCCATGTTCTAAAAGATGCTCAACACCTGGCTCCACTCTCTGTTGCTGAGACCAGAAaaattaatgaataaagaaatgTAAAAGACAATATGACTTAAGGGAATTAATTATTGTAGAAATCACTGGGGAAAGGTACACCCTTTATCAGATCACTGAATGTACATCAACATAAAATTTTTGCGCGAAAGCCAGTAGCAACAATGGTTTTGTTACTTTAAATTCCAGCACTAGAAAATAAGAATATACACAACATACTTTTCCACGAGCAATAATACTTTTTGGGGTTAAGATTCTCCTGTTCGCTACATAGTTTTGAGGTCTAACGTTGTCTCCTTTTGGTTGTTGTGACATGCTGGACCTGCCACTAACTGAGGCCTGTCAAAGGTATCGTACAAGAAAGTTCACGGTAATATTCATAACTAATTGAATAAAATAGTAATGGCAGGCTTCTCCAGTAAAACAGAAGAACAAACACTCATGTTCTTTTTCTTGTTTAGTTAAAATTGCATACATAAGCTTAAAtaaatctagaaaatcaaagtaACTACACATTGTAAATATAACCGTTTAACTTGAGTGAGTCAACAAGCAAGTGAAAAGACAAAGCAAATTTCTTGTCTCATGTCGTAAATATACTATGCTTTCATGCTGGACCTTTTTTGTGCCCTTTATTTCTTTTTCAAGTTGAACTACATATCCAATCGTAAGATACCCGAGCTGAAGCTTTTTTTCTGAATCAGAATAGTTGATACCAATCTAAAAGTTCAAAACAGGTGGCCAGCATGTGAAAGATACTCAATTAGCCTTTAAACCATATATCACAAACTTTTCAAACTTGATATACTTGTATCATTCATACATACAAACGAAGTCTCCAAATAGTCAAGTGTACATCTCTAGTTTACCCCTACTAtcataatttttgtaaattttatttaaGCTCACAAAAATTGTTAGCAAAATCATGAAGCCACATCCAGTGAAACcgaaatacaaaaataaaataactagaTTCCTCAGATTTAATCTGGACTAAAAATTTGCTTTGAATATCTACAATCTACACAttaatcaaaacaattaacttgCATTAACCATCACTTTTTCTGTTTGGCATGTTTTCAATTCTCTTAAATACACGTAACGAGCTAAAAATTACACCTTGCTAAAATAAATGGGTAAAAATTAAGTTTTGTTTTCATTAGTTCTTCATCATACCAATGATTATTATAAGTGATCATTTTCATCGaaattctttttttctttcacagaatatttttttttataaaaaaaaaatcaatcttcTTAACTTCGTTCCCACTCAAACTAACAGTCTCGAAGAATTTTCCTGATTTCACTTCGGAAAATcgcataagaaaaaaaaaatctccgCTAGACCAAATAAACCAATTGCAAACAAAAATTCGATCAAATGATGGCAAGGAATTGAAAGAATAAACAAAATAACGATCGATTACAGCTGATGAATCTTCACTTGAGAACCATGGTGCAGGCGCGGAGAGAAGATTGCACGAACTGTACATTTTCGTATTTCACCTGGAAGTTGAGCTTGGATGCGAActgtagagagggagggggaaAGATAGTACGAACTGGAACATTCCTCACGTTACAAGCCATTCTCTCCACCCCTTTTTCCGCTCCACGTAAGTAACAATTCCAGAGAACTTTCGCTATTGCCAGAGCCAAACCGAGACCAATTTACATGATTGCCCTTACCCTTGTTATGGTCTTATGGGCTTCATTTTCGGCTTAATTTTAAGTGTTGACTCCGAAGTAGACCTTATCTCACATAAGTCAAAGACTTATTGACTCATGCGAGGGTTAAATCGAGAAATGTGTACGAGCGGCAGAGAACTGAGAAAGAAAGCAACATGACCAACCCCAGAGCATAcctcacaatatttcagcagaaaATATGTTTAAGTACTACAATTATACCCGAAAATATTGTgtgaatcaaaatattatattctaaaaaaaattattatgaaaATAGTGTCAAAATTTTGATCATTCCGGTTATTATTCTATTAAATTATATGCAACATGAactccataatatatatttcagtttctatatttattattattttttaattatttataaatatacttTCATCATTCatacattaattattttaagatttatCTTATCgtattaaaatatttgttaaataagtgtaaaataataatttttttaaaaaaaattatttttccaataaagttttaaatttgtatgaataaaataaaaaggttAAATATAAAGATAGAAGAGAATAAACAATTA comes from the Henckelia pumila isolate YLH828 chromosome 1, ASM3356847v2, whole genome shotgun sequence genome and includes:
- the LOC140874584 gene encoding cyclin-B2-3-like gives rise to the protein MRGANENFPGIIRPSNIQGVGPNRRALSAINKNIIRDPAYPCAVHKRGVLTEKNVAENKNPVIPVHRPVTRMFAAQLAGKDHHPSAEIQPGVSIGQSKDYIIIDAEDHTPIEDDVVPMFVQHTEAMLEEIDEMDAEVEMEDIDEEETIVDIDSCDKKNPLAVTEYIDDIYAHYKKTESLSCVPPSYMENQSDINERMRGILIDWLIEVHYKFELMEETLYLTVNLIDRFLALQSVVRKKLQLVGVTAMLLACKYEEVSVPVVEDLILISDRAYCRKEVLDMEKLMINTLQFNLSVPTPYVFMRRFLKAAQSDKTLELLSFFTIELCLVESAMLKFSPSLLAAAAIYTAQCALNGFRQWSKTLEKHTSYMEHQLLECAKLMATFHNNAWKSKLTGVHKKYSTSKYGYAAKTKPAVSLIDAVCPL
- the LOC140880138 gene encoding 1,4-alpha-glucan-branching enzyme 1, chloroplastic/amyloplastic-like isoform X2, with amino-acid sequence MYSSCNLLSAPAPWFSSEDSSAASVSGRSSMSQQPKGDNVRPQNYVANRRILTPKSIIARGKVCSASVSAVLTSDSNETANMENAAKNFGLFDLDTGLEPYKDHFQYRMKRYVDQKRLIEKHEGSLDEFSLGYLKFGFNWEEGSIVYREWAPAAQEAEVIGDFNGWNGSGHKMEKNPYGVWTIRIPDVGGNPAIPHNSRVKFRFKHGNGVWVERIPAWIKYATQDPTKFAAPYDGVYWNPPPSERYEFNYSRPPKPEASRIYEAHVGMSSSEPRVNTYREFADFVLPRIRANNYNTVQLMAVMEHSYYASFGYHVTNFFAVSSRSGTPEDLKYLIDKAHSLGLQVLMDVVHSHASNNVTDGLNGFDVGQSSQDSYFHAGDRGYHKLWDSRLFNYANWEVLRFLLSNLRWWLDEFKFDGFRFDGVTSMLYHHHGINTAFTGDYNEYFSETTDVDAVVYLMLANDLIHSVLPNATVIAEDVSGMPGLGRPVSEVGIGFDYRLAMAIPDKWIEYLKNKKDEEWSMAEISWSLTNRRYAEKCIAYAESHDQAIVGDKTIAFFLMDKEMYSGMSCLTVASPVIERGIALHKMIHFITMALGGEGYLNFMGNEFGHPDWIDFPREGNGWSYDKCRRQWDLVDTDHLRFKFMNAFNRAMNLLDENFMFLSSGKQIVSDVNEDKKVIVFERGDLVFVFNFHPENTYEGYKVGCDLPGKYRVALDSDAWEFGGPGRVGHDVDHFTMPEGIPGVPETNFNNRPNSFKVLSPPRTCVVYYRVEERSSENETSTSFTEAADIDETLRGNVNSAKDEVEQSPEDVLDATILDEE
- the LOC140880138 gene encoding 1,4-alpha-glucan-branching enzyme 1, chloroplastic/amyloplastic-like isoform X3, with protein sequence MYSSCNLLSAPAPWFSSEDSSAVCSASVSAVLTSDSNETANMENAAKNFGLFDLDTGLEPYKDHFQYRMKRYVDQKRLIEKHEGSLDEFSLGYLKFGFNWEEGSIVYREWAPAAQEAEVIGDFNGWNGSGHKMEKNPYGVWTIRIPDVGGNPAIPHNSRVKFRFKHGNGVWVERIPAWIKYATQDPTKFAAPYDGVYWNPPPSERYEFNYSRPPKPEASRIYEAHVGMSSSEPRVNTYREFADFVLPRIRANNYNTVQLMAVMEHSYYASFGYHVTNFFAVSSRSGTPEDLKYLIDKAHSLGLQVLMDVVHSHASNNVTDGLNGFDVGQSSQDSYFHAGDRGYHKLWDSRLFNYANWEVLRFLLSNLRWWLDEFKFDGFRFDGVTSMLYHHHGINTAFTGDYNEYFSETTDVDAVVYLMLANDLIHSVLPNATVIAEDVSGMPGLGRPVSEVGIGFDYRLAMAIPDKWIEYLKNKKDEEWSMAEISWSLTNRRYAEKCIAYAESHDQAIVGDKTIAFFLMDKEMYSGMSCLTVASPVIERGIALHKMIHFITMALGGEGYLNFMGNEFGHPDWIDFPREGNGWSYDKCRRQWDLVDTDHLRFKFMNAFNRAMNLLDENFMFLSSGKQIVSDVNEDKKVIVFERGDLVFVFNFHPENTYEGYKVGCDLPGKYRVALDSDAWEFGGPGRILLRQVGHDVDHFTMPEGIPGVPETNFNNRPNSFKVLSPPRTCVVYYRVEERSSENETSTSFTEAADIDETLRGNVNSAKDEVEQSPEDVLDATILDEE
- the LOC140880138 gene encoding 1,4-alpha-glucan-branching enzyme 1, chloroplastic/amyloplastic-like isoform X4, with the translated sequence MVCSASVSAVLTSDSNETANMENAAKNFGLFDLDTGLEPYKDHFQYRMKRYVDQKRLIEKHEGSLDEFSLGYLKFGFNWEEGSIVYREWAPAAQEAEVIGDFNGWNGSGHKMEKNPYGVWTIRIPDVGGNPAIPHNSRVKFRFKHGNGVWVERIPAWIKYATQDPTKFAAPYDGVYWNPPPSERYEFNYSRPPKPEASRIYEAHVGMSSSEPRVNTYREFADFVLPRIRANNYNTVQLMAVMEHSYYASFGYHVTNFFAVSSRSGTPEDLKYLIDKAHSLGLQVLMDVVHSHASNNVTDGLNGFDVGQSSQDSYFHAGDRGYHKLWDSRLFNYANWEVLRFLLSNLRWWLDEFKFDGFRFDGVTSMLYHHHGINTAFTGDYNEYFSETTDVDAVVYLMLANDLIHSVLPNATVIAEDVSGMPGLGRPVSEVGIGFDYRLAMAIPDKWIEYLKNKKDEEWSMAEISWSLTNRRYAEKCIAYAESHDQAIVGDKTIAFFLMDKEMYSGMSCLTVASPVIERGIALHKMIHFITMALGGEGYLNFMGNEFGHPDWIDFPREGNGWSYDKCRRQWDLVDTDHLRFKFMNAFNRAMNLLDENFMFLSSGKQIVSDVNEDKKVIVFERGDLVFVFNFHPENTYEGYKVGCDLPGKYRVALDSDAWEFGGPGRILLRQVGHDVDHFTMPEGIPGVPETNFNNRPNSFKVLSPPRTCVVYYRVEERSSENETSTSFTEAADIDETLRGNVNSAKDEVEQSPEDVLDATILDEE
- the LOC140880138 gene encoding 1,4-alpha-glucan-branching enzyme 1, chloroplastic/amyloplastic-like isoform X1, producing the protein MYSSCNLLSAPAPWFSSEDSSAASVSGRSSMSQQPKGDNVRPQNYVANRRILTPKSIIARGKVCSASVSAVLTSDSNETANMENAAKNFGLFDLDTGLEPYKDHFQYRMKRYVDQKRLIEKHEGSLDEFSLGYLKFGFNWEEGSIVYREWAPAAQEAEVIGDFNGWNGSGHKMEKNPYGVWTIRIPDVGGNPAIPHNSRVKFRFKHGNGVWVERIPAWIKYATQDPTKFAAPYDGVYWNPPPSERYEFNYSRPPKPEASRIYEAHVGMSSSEPRVNTYREFADFVLPRIRANNYNTVQLMAVMEHSYYASFGYHVTNFFAVSSRSGTPEDLKYLIDKAHSLGLQVLMDVVHSHASNNVTDGLNGFDVGQSSQDSYFHAGDRGYHKLWDSRLFNYANWEVLRFLLSNLRWWLDEFKFDGFRFDGVTSMLYHHHGINTAFTGDYNEYFSETTDVDAVVYLMLANDLIHSVLPNATVIAEDVSGMPGLGRPVSEVGIGFDYRLAMAIPDKWIEYLKNKKDEEWSMAEISWSLTNRRYAEKCIAYAESHDQAIVGDKTIAFFLMDKEMYSGMSCLTVASPVIERGIALHKMIHFITMALGGEGYLNFMGNEFGHPDWIDFPREGNGWSYDKCRRQWDLVDTDHLRFKFMNAFNRAMNLLDENFMFLSSGKQIVSDVNEDKKVIVFERGDLVFVFNFHPENTYEGYKVGCDLPGKYRVALDSDAWEFGGPGRILLRQVGHDVDHFTMPEGIPGVPETNFNNRPNSFKVLSPPRTCVVYYRVEERSSENETSTSFTEAADIDETLRGNVNSAKDEVEQSPEDVLDATILDEE